A window from Sphingobacterium hotanense encodes these proteins:
- a CDS encoding metallophosphoesterase family protein encodes MKIIHAFWFLLIGILLMSGCEMFDVHPYDGDIKGKRDINISNIQRIEEEMRDKDTIRYALISDSQRWYDELDDFVDFANNRDDLDFIVHTGDLTDFGVTKEFLLQRDILEGLHRPYVALIGNHDVLANGDDIFRIVFGPLNFSFIAGRTKFVCLNTNALESDYSNPIPDFSFIQAQRDADKDKFDQTVFVMHAKPTSEQFNNNVKDVFQYSINLFPNLLYANHGHDHRYQNEDIFNDGIYYYGTPNIGKRQFLLFTITKNSYTHEIISF; translated from the coding sequence ATGAAAATAATACACGCCTTTTGGTTCTTATTAATAGGGATTCTGCTAATGAGCGGTTGTGAAATGTTTGATGTTCACCCCTATGACGGTGACATTAAAGGTAAAAGGGATATTAATATCAGCAATATCCAACGCATTGAAGAAGAGATGCGAGATAAGGATACCATTCGCTACGCGCTAATCAGCGATTCGCAGCGCTGGTATGATGAGCTTGATGATTTTGTCGATTTTGCGAACAACAGAGATGATTTAGATTTTATCGTACATACCGGCGACTTAACCGATTTTGGTGTTACGAAGGAGTTTTTATTACAACGCGATATATTGGAAGGTCTCCACAGGCCCTATGTGGCATTGATCGGTAACCACGATGTTCTTGCAAACGGTGATGATATCTTTCGTATTGTGTTCGGCCCGTTGAATTTCAGCTTTATTGCAGGGCGTACTAAGTTTGTATGTTTAAATACGAATGCTTTGGAGTCGGATTATTCCAACCCCATCCCTGACTTTTCCTTTATCCAAGCCCAGCGAGATGCTGACAAAGATAAGTTTGACCAAACGGTTTTTGTTATGCATGCGAAACCAACTTCGGAGCAGTTCAACAACAATGTAAAGGATGTATTTCAATACAGTATTAACCTATTCCCGAACTTACTTTATGCAAATCATGGGCATGACCACCGCTATCAGAATGAAGACATCTTCAATGATGGCATTTACTACTACGGCACGCCGAACATAGGAAAACGCCAATTTCTACTTTTCACGATCACCAAGAACAGCTATACGCATGAAATCATCTCTTTTTAA
- a CDS encoding helix-turn-helix domain-containing protein, which translates to MAKIPVIEQCTVSYKEDKHLLADRLDVYLLNNRNMVFPHRHNCYHLVLFLEGSGSHEIDFKTYPVSVGQVYCMGPGQVHSWMFEGNMQGYIINFDIDYFKSLLLRPDYIENLSIFSTLNDSVFSLTEETLKQVVPLFDQLVGLKNSPAEDDLKKSLLLYILLKLEQDYMPSFPTKTMDYQMMLIKNFIALVDKRYKDLHLPKEYAELLFVTPNHLNGVCKEYLGLQAGEVIRNRIHLEAKRLLILPDWTISQVAYELQFSDNSYFTKFFKKVAGMTPEEFRKSQWK; encoded by the coding sequence ATGGCAAAGATACCTGTTATAGAGCAATGTACAGTTTCCTACAAGGAGGATAAGCACCTTCTTGCGGATCGTTTAGACGTGTATTTGCTGAACAATAGAAATATGGTATTTCCGCATAGGCATAATTGTTACCATTTGGTACTTTTCCTGGAAGGATCGGGTTCGCACGAGATCGACTTTAAAACTTATCCCGTTTCTGTAGGACAGGTCTACTGCATGGGGCCAGGGCAGGTACATTCCTGGATGTTCGAAGGAAATATGCAGGGCTATATCATCAATTTCGATATCGACTATTTTAAATCCCTGTTGCTCCGACCAGATTATATCGAAAATTTATCAATATTCTCGACCTTGAACGACTCCGTTTTTTCATTGACGGAGGAAACCTTAAAACAGGTCGTCCCTTTATTTGATCAGTTGGTCGGTCTGAAGAACAGTCCTGCGGAAGACGATTTAAAGAAGTCTCTTTTGCTCTATATTTTGCTTAAACTCGAGCAGGATTACATGCCTAGTTTTCCTACGAAAACGATGGACTATCAGATGATGCTGATCAAGAACTTTATTGCGCTGGTCGATAAGCGCTATAAAGACTTGCACCTGCCGAAAGAATACGCCGAGTTATTATTTGTCACACCCAATCACCTCAACGGTGTTTGTAAGGAGTATTTAGGCTTGCAAGCTGGCGAGGTTATTCGAAACAGAATACATCTAGAGGCAAAACGCTTACTAATTTTACCTGACTGGACTATATCACAGGTGGCCTACGAGTTACAGTTTAGCGACAACTCCTATTTCACCAAATTTTTTAAAAAGGTAGCTGGGATGACACCCGAAGAATTTAGGAAATCACAATGGAAGTAA
- a CDS encoding DUF983 domain-containing protein produces MEVNAKMNTNYQIPSEIKSAIDGKCPRCRTGNMFKGPLLSFKSAKMNVKCPACDLKFEKEPGYFYVAMYISYAMSVAELVASCVATYLITGNMESPWLYVIVALAATLIFAPFNNRYSRIILLYWMTPQFKFNPKIYQEVKDFDQKK; encoded by the coding sequence ATGGAAGTAAATGCAAAAATGAATACGAACTATCAAATTCCCTCAGAAATAAAAAGCGCGATCGACGGCAAATGCCCTCGATGCCGAACGGGCAATATGTTTAAGGGCCCCTTATTGAGCTTTAAATCGGCAAAAATGAATGTAAAATGTCCTGCCTGCGATTTGAAATTTGAAAAGGAGCCTGGTTATTTCTACGTAGCGATGTACATCAGCTATGCCATGAGCGTAGCTGAGCTGGTAGCATCCTGTGTGGCAACATACCTAATTACCGGAAATATGGAAAGCCCTTGGTTATACGTTATCGTAGCGCTAGCGGCAACATTAATATTCGCTCCGTTCAACAACCGGTATTCCAGGATTATTTTGTTGTATTGGATGACGCCTCAGTTCAAATTCAACCCGAAGATATACCAAGAAGTAAAGGACTTCGATCAAAAGAAATAA
- the galE gene encoding UDP-glucose 4-epimerase GalE, with protein sequence MSKILVTGGTGFIGSHTVVELHNAGYTPVLIDNLSNSNIKILDQIEKIIGVKPEFHQFDLCDTAKVNEFVASNPDIKGIIHFAASKAVGESVQDPLKYYHNNFYSLINLLQAYRQKPINFVFSSSCTVYGEPDVLPVNEAAPVKRATSPYGNTKQIAEEILQESASAYDNYQVIALRYFNPVGAHETALIGELPIGVPQNLLPFITQTAIGKREKLTVFGDDYETPDGSAVRDYIHVVDLAKAHVAAIKLLEKGNPNGNYDVFNVGTGNGYSVLEAIGAFEKASGQKLNYVIGPRREGDIIKVWGDVTKSTNELGWKAELGIEEMMASAWAWEKYLSENPIS encoded by the coding sequence ATGAGTAAAATATTAGTAACCGGAGGAACAGGATTCATTGGATCACACACGGTAGTAGAATTGCACAATGCAGGTTATACACCTGTACTAATCGACAATCTATCAAATTCAAACATTAAGATTTTAGATCAGATCGAGAAAATTATCGGAGTGAAACCAGAGTTTCACCAATTCGACCTGTGCGATACGGCTAAAGTAAATGAATTTGTGGCTTCGAATCCAGATATCAAAGGGATCATCCATTTTGCAGCGTCTAAAGCAGTCGGCGAATCGGTGCAAGATCCTTTGAAATATTACCACAACAACTTCTATTCGTTAATCAACTTATTACAAGCTTATCGTCAAAAACCTATCAACTTTGTATTCTCTTCGAGCTGTACAGTTTACGGAGAGCCGGATGTATTACCAGTAAACGAAGCGGCGCCGGTAAAACGCGCAACTTCCCCTTATGGCAACACCAAACAAATCGCTGAAGAAATCTTACAAGAATCGGCTAGCGCATACGACAATTACCAAGTAATCGCTCTTCGTTACTTCAACCCGGTTGGAGCACATGAAACAGCGTTGATCGGCGAATTACCAATCGGAGTACCTCAGAATTTATTGCCATTCATTACGCAGACTGCCATCGGAAAACGTGAAAAACTAACCGTATTCGGAGATGACTATGAAACACCTGACGGATCCGCCGTACGCGACTATATCCACGTTGTGGATTTAGCAAAAGCACACGTAGCAGCAATCAAACTATTGGAAAAAGGTAATCCAAATGGCAACTACGATGTCTTCAATGTGGGTACTGGAAATGGATATTCGGTATTGGAAGCCATCGGCGCTTTTGAAAAAGCATCAGGTCAAAAGCTGAACTATGTAATCGGTCCACGTCGTGAAGGAGATATCATTAAAGTATGGGGCGATGTTACCAAGTCTACAAATGAACTAGGCTGGAAGGCCGAACTGGGTATCGAAGAAATGATGGCTTCAGCTTGGGCATGGGAGAAATATCTAAGCGAAAATCCCATATCCTAG
- a CDS encoding UDP-glucuronic acid decarboxylase family protein gives MQKEKPKRILITGAAGFLGSHLCDHFIKEEFHVIGMDNLITGDIKNIEHLFHLPNFEFYHHDVSKFVHVPGELHYILHFASPASPIDYLKIPIQTLKVGSLGTHNLLGLAKSKKARIVVASTSEVYGDPLVSPQSEEYWGNVNPVGPRGVYDEAKRFQEAMTMAYHNAHSLETRIARIFNTFGPRMRLHDGRALPTFISQALQGKDLTVFGNGMQTRSFCYVTDQIEGICKLLFSDYPLPVNIGNPDEMTLLDLAKEVIELTHSSSKIVFEELPIDDPKQRRPDIRKAKELLNWEPKVGRREGLEKTIAYYKTLFNEQ, from the coding sequence GTGCAAAAGGAGAAGCCCAAACGAATATTAATTACTGGAGCGGCAGGATTCCTAGGTTCTCACCTCTGCGACCACTTTATCAAAGAGGAATTCCACGTAATTGGTATGGATAATTTGATAACCGGGGATATCAAAAATATTGAACACCTATTCCACCTCCCCAACTTCGAATTCTATCATCACGATGTAAGCAAATTCGTGCACGTACCGGGCGAGCTCCATTACATCTTACATTTCGCATCTCCCGCAAGTCCGATCGACTACCTGAAGATACCTATACAAACCCTAAAAGTAGGGTCACTCGGCACACACAATCTACTTGGACTAGCAAAGAGCAAGAAAGCACGCATAGTAGTGGCTTCCACATCGGAAGTCTATGGCGATCCTTTAGTATCTCCACAATCGGAAGAGTATTGGGGAAATGTAAATCCAGTGGGGCCTCGTGGGGTCTACGATGAAGCGAAACGCTTTCAGGAGGCCATGACCATGGCCTATCACAATGCGCACTCCTTAGAAACAAGAATAGCACGCATATTCAACACCTTTGGCCCGCGCATGCGACTCCATGACGGCAGAGCATTACCTACATTCATATCGCAGGCACTGCAAGGCAAGGATTTGACTGTCTTTGGCAATGGCATGCAAACGCGCTCCTTCTGTTATGTTACAGACCAAATCGAAGGCATCTGCAAGCTACTCTTTAGCGATTACCCCCTACCCGTCAACATTGGAAATCCCGATGAAATGACGCTCTTAGATCTGGCAAAGGAGGTTATCGAACTCACGCATAGTTCTTCCAAGATTGTTTTTGAAGAGCTACCAATCGACGACCCCAAGCAAAGGAGACCCGATATTCGGAAAGCCAAGGAACTGCTAAACTGGGAACCCAAGGTTGGTCGACGCGAAGGTCTAGAGAAAACAATAGCCTATTACAAGACATTATTTAACGAGCAATAG